A stretch of Chitinophaga caeni DNA encodes these proteins:
- a CDS encoding FecR family protein, producing MKQRKQNKVPGDQEAQQLAKLAQQLDEDSAHLDNLLSEDEWKQFLVNGHEAHSDQSQFDPVYNASIRKTKRQKNLYTGIKYTAMVALLLVGTLFFMNRSRRAALPDTTATDFASFHHKNISSGVEKITLPDNSSIILYPNSEFSYAGNYNKNERHIQLIGKAVFDVTKDDAQPFTVLCRSIATTALGTKFEVDGYRDLPFVHLYEGKIIIRAIGDSTLYKYVKPGESFAYLETEKQFIAVPYELQTIAKRRQAAHNRKESSPATRHAPAAIVTDVKGHKTYINFQNKNLNEIFDYLAEKYDVEIRYPTDIVVSTNMLLSIDAAQSIDKIIENICSANGLKYKQVDTHKYIISK from the coding sequence ATGAAGCAAAGAAAGCAAAATAAGGTCCCAGGTGATCAAGAAGCCCAGCAGCTAGCCAAGCTCGCCCAACAACTTGATGAAGATTCCGCCCATTTGGATAACTTATTATCTGAAGACGAGTGGAAACAATTCCTTGTGAATGGCCATGAAGCACACAGTGACCAAAGCCAGTTTGACCCGGTTTACAACGCGAGCATCCGTAAAACGAAAAGACAAAAAAACTTGTACACCGGCATTAAGTACACGGCCATGGTTGCCTTGTTATTGGTCGGTACCTTATTCTTCATGAATAGATCCCGGCGGGCTGCACTCCCGGATACCACCGCTACCGATTTCGCGAGTTTTCACCACAAGAATATTTCTTCCGGGGTAGAAAAAATTACCTTACCGGATAACTCCAGTATCATTTTATACCCTAATAGCGAGTTTAGCTACGCGGGGAATTATAATAAGAACGAAAGGCATATCCAGTTGATCGGTAAAGCCGTTTTTGATGTAACGAAGGATGATGCCCAACCTTTCACCGTACTCTGTAGAAGCATCGCGACAACGGCCCTCGGAACTAAATTTGAAGTGGATGGCTACCGTGATCTTCCATTTGTTCATCTTTACGAAGGAAAAATTATCATCCGCGCGATCGGTGACAGTACATTATATAAATATGTAAAACCCGGTGAATCTTTCGCTTACCTGGAAACTGAAAAGCAATTTATCGCGGTTCCTTACGAGCTCCAAACTATTGCCAAACGTAGGCAAGCAGCTCATAACAGGAAAGAAAGCAGCCCGGCAACCAGGCATGCACCTGCTGCTATTGTTACCGATGTAAAAGGCCATAAAACATATATCAACTTCCAAAACAAGAACCTCAACGAAATATTTGATTACCTGGCAGAGAAATACGATGTAGAAATCAGGTATCCTACGGATATCGTCGTATCGACAAATATGCTGCTTTCCATCGATGCCGCCCAATCAATCGATAAAATTATTGAAAATATTTGCTCCGCTAACGGACTGAAATACAAGCAGGTTGACACTCATAAATACATTATTTCAAAATAA
- a CDS encoding RagB/SusD family nutrient uptake outer membrane protein encodes MKKKHIFLPIIIAGSLLASCSKDFMERYPTASVSPPTFFRSETDLKTYTNLFYSYFPGDAGIYGEAADNIVKSSVAREVSGTRLIPTTDSKWGWGPLRNINFMLNSENVINYKDVEVRNHYIGLARFFRAYFYFEKVRWYGDVPFYNVVIETNDEANLMKPRDPRTLVMDSILADINFAIDHLDDTKSVERVTKWTALALKSRICLYEGTWRKYHTEFSLPDADKLLNECVSASQLLMESGVYKVYDKTTGPTGKPYQDLFCQLTLDPVADEVILGRRYSNDLSLKHNLQFYITARTQGKPGFEKRLVNSYLMDDGTRFTDQPGYDTLQFFEEVQHRDPRLSQTIRTPGYTRIGQTEIISPDFEATMTGYQPIKWMNIPTYDGNGQSVQDLVLFRFGEVLLNYAEAKAELGTLTQADIDKSIKLLRDRVNMPNLDMAAANANPDPYLVNQYKNVSANNKGVILEIRRERRIEMVMESNLRWEDLMRWKEGHLLTDAFQGMYFPDPGFYDLDHNGSNDVEIYTGEKPPSTGPYQIPASDLSGGTKGNIITNKNIAKTFDETKDYLWPLPIEDLNLNPNLDQNPYWK; translated from the coding sequence ATGAAAAAGAAACATATTTTTCTCCCGATAATAATTGCCGGAAGCTTATTAGCTTCTTGTAGTAAAGATTTTATGGAGCGATACCCAACTGCTTCTGTATCTCCTCCTACATTTTTTAGATCAGAAACGGATTTAAAAACATATACCAACCTATTCTATTCATACTTTCCTGGAGATGCAGGAATCTATGGGGAAGCTGCCGATAATATCGTAAAATCTTCCGTTGCCAGGGAGGTTAGCGGTACCAGGTTGATTCCAACAACTGATAGCAAATGGGGATGGGGTCCCCTTAGAAACATCAACTTCATGTTGAACAGCGAAAACGTTATCAATTACAAAGATGTTGAAGTAAGAAATCATTATATCGGTCTCGCCAGGTTTTTCAGGGCGTACTTCTACTTCGAAAAGGTAAGATGGTACGGCGATGTACCTTTTTATAATGTTGTTATCGAAACCAACGATGAAGCCAACCTGATGAAACCCCGCGATCCCCGCACACTCGTAATGGATTCCATCTTGGCGGATATCAATTTCGCAATCGATCATTTAGATGATACTAAAAGCGTGGAAAGGGTTACCAAGTGGACCGCCCTGGCGCTTAAATCCAGGATTTGTTTATATGAAGGCACCTGGCGCAAATACCATACTGAGTTTAGCTTACCCGATGCTGACAAACTCCTGAACGAATGTGTTTCCGCTTCGCAATTACTAATGGAATCCGGGGTTTACAAAGTTTATGATAAAACAACGGGACCAACAGGAAAGCCTTACCAAGATCTATTTTGCCAGCTTACACTTGATCCCGTAGCTGATGAAGTGATACTCGGCAGGCGATATTCAAATGATCTCAGCCTAAAACATAACTTACAATTCTATATCACCGCCAGGACTCAAGGCAAACCGGGCTTTGAAAAACGCCTGGTCAATAGCTACCTGATGGATGACGGAACCAGGTTCACTGATCAACCCGGTTATGATACCCTTCAATTTTTCGAAGAAGTACAACACCGCGACCCGAGGTTATCTCAAACCATCAGGACGCCGGGTTATACCCGCATCGGGCAAACCGAGATAATATCACCAGATTTTGAAGCAACCATGACGGGTTACCAGCCTATCAAGTGGATGAATATTCCTACTTACGATGGTAACGGGCAGTCGGTTCAAGACCTGGTGCTGTTCCGTTTCGGCGAGGTATTACTAAATTATGCGGAAGCCAAGGCTGAACTCGGAACACTCACGCAAGCCGATATCGATAAATCGATCAAACTATTGCGCGACCGCGTCAACATGCCGAATCTCGATATGGCCGCGGCCAATGCCAACCCGGATCCATACCTGGTCAATCAATACAAGAATGTTTCCGCCAATAATAAAGGCGTCATCCTGGAAATCAGGCGCGAAAGAAGGATCGAGATGGTGATGGAAAGCAATCTTCGTTGGGAAGACCTAATGCGTTGGAAAGAAGGACACCTGCTTACGGATGCTTTCCAAGGAATGTATTTCCCTGACCCCGGTTTCTATGATTTAGATCATAACGGTTCCAACGACGTGGAAATATACACCGGTGAAAAACCACCGTCAACCGGGCCTTACCAAATCCCGGCTAGTGACCTGTCGGGCGGCACGAAGGGTAATATTATTACGAATAAAAACATCGCTAAAACATTCGATGAAACCAAGGATTACCTTTGGCCATTGCCGATAGAAGACCTGAACCTCAATCCTAACTTAGATCAAAACCCATATTGGAAATGA
- a CDS encoding RNA polymerase sigma factor has product MSIREEIPENQLIELLQGGDVEAFDTLYYRYFKIISDNILRITKDYTASEDILQEVFVSLWEKRYTLKQDQPLANWLFVVSYNKSMNYLRNRMKEQLKTASIEKQHNDNGGLEQDWQLTEAQLLLLESAIEQLPPQRKRVFVQCKLQGKSYAEVAENLQISKYTVKEHIVKANEFIRDYIHMNPGNLAAIAFPVVFLTMW; this is encoded by the coding sequence ATGTCAATTCGTGAAGAAATACCGGAGAATCAACTCATCGAACTATTACAAGGTGGCGATGTGGAAGCGTTTGATACGTTATATTACCGCTATTTCAAAATCATTTCTGATAATATTTTACGGATTACTAAAGATTATACCGCTTCTGAAGATATTTTACAGGAAGTATTTGTGAGCCTTTGGGAAAAAAGATATACACTAAAACAAGATCAGCCGCTCGCTAACTGGTTGTTTGTCGTAAGTTATAATAAATCGATGAATTACTTGCGCAACAGGATGAAGGAGCAGCTTAAAACGGCTTCTATTGAAAAGCAGCATAACGATAACGGTGGTTTGGAACAGGATTGGCAACTGACCGAAGCCCAATTATTATTGCTGGAATCGGCTATAGAGCAACTTCCGCCGCAAAGGAAAAGGGTTTTTGTTCAATGTAAACTCCAAGGGAAATCTTATGCTGAAGTAGCGGAGAACTTGCAAATTTCAAAATATACAGTTAAGGAACATATCGTTAAGGCTAATGAATTTATAAGGGATTATATTCATATGAATCCCGGGAACTTGGCCGCCATTGCTTTTCCCGTCGTTTTTTTGACGATGTGGTGA
- a CDS encoding SusC/RagA family TonB-linked outer membrane protein, producing MFKMLQLFRKSFLLSLLLFSFAAMAQQSSGTITGVVTDEEGGPMPFVSITVKNSISKKVYQALSDTAGHFKFSNMPTEGTYSFEFSSTGYVKRSITGYVVKSGVPNSVVVSLAIDQSDLDEVVVVGYGTQKKVNLTGAVNQISGDEIRDRPATNITSMLQGVMPNLNIRVASGTPGQMASLNIRGVTSIDGNSAVSGAPLVLIDGIPGTLDRLSPEEIQSISVLKDASSAAIYGARGAFGVILVTTKNGKSGKMSLRYNNSFGFSTPTVSTDFITTGYDWMKLNDAALAHIGGYSGYTEQDYQELLARRNDKTEDPSRPWVTIQNRNGRDQYVYYGNYDWWDIMFTKWQPMQNHNISLMGGNDKINFMINGNLKSKDGIMRLHTDKYSSKTLRAKFSAQMTPWLKFSNNTNFYNSSYKYYGREGGGSANFIHINVHASPAYAPMNPDGTATYITGLNNYDIGDGIFAMLIDGHTRGQDRKYELTTINEVTISPVKNLNIRGNYSYSLYTDPSYYRQAPAKYSLYPGVIDITPKYSIDQLSEEQQFNQVHVANLYMDYAKTFNKVHNIKALLGYNQELHLAKKITAQRMDLASEDLNDLNLGSGEQKVFGGSSEYALMGLFYRLNYDYKGKYLLELNGRYDGTSKFPKDNRWGFFPSVSAAWRISEEDFFNPIRNVFSDLKIRGSYGSLGNQNVSGYYPYIPTMNPGTMAYMLDGERAKYYNSPAPVSGDLTWETITSYNLGVDAAFLNNRLGISFDTYIRNTEDMLSQGLVLPNVYGSTPPEINIASLRTQGFELSINWRDMISVAGKPFQYHAAFILSDNHTKITKVQNTTRLTYSMYEGKEVGEIWGYITDGFFQTDAEAKTYPVDQTWLNRVRNDNNIPIQAGDLRWIDLDGDGKISAGENTVSDPGDQKVIGNSTPRYQYAFNLGANWNNIDFSVFFQGLGKMNWYPGNNADRFWGPYSRPYFSFIPKDFEKDIYSETNKNAYFPNLLAYVALNANNELRATNNRYLQNLAYLRLKNLTIGYTLPKSLLDRYKIQRLRIFASGENLWTWTKLRTDYIDPEQAMSNNDGRVYPFSKTFSFGLDVSF from the coding sequence ATGTTCAAAATGCTACAATTATTCAGAAAATCCTTTTTACTCTCCTTGCTGCTTTTCAGTTTTGCTGCCATGGCGCAGCAATCCAGCGGCACCATTACGGGAGTTGTTACGGACGAAGAGGGCGGACCGATGCCCTTCGTTTCCATCACGGTTAAAAACTCGATCAGCAAGAAGGTATACCAGGCCTTATCCGACACGGCCGGTCATTTCAAGTTCAGCAATATGCCCACCGAGGGTACTTATAGCTTCGAGTTTTCTTCTACCGGATATGTAAAACGTTCTATTACCGGCTATGTTGTAAAAAGCGGTGTGCCCAATTCCGTGGTCGTAAGCCTAGCGATCGATCAGTCGGACCTGGACGAAGTGGTAGTAGTTGGTTACGGCACGCAGAAGAAAGTCAATTTAACGGGCGCCGTAAACCAAATTTCCGGTGACGAGATCCGTGATCGACCCGCCACGAACATCACCTCGATGTTGCAAGGTGTAATGCCCAACCTCAATATCAGGGTGGCGAGCGGAACGCCGGGACAAATGGCTTCGTTGAATATTAGGGGTGTGACTTCTATTGATGGGAATTCGGCGGTATCCGGAGCTCCCTTGGTTTTAATAGATGGTATTCCCGGCACATTAGACAGGTTAAGCCCGGAGGAAATACAGTCTATTTCCGTACTTAAAGATGCCTCATCGGCAGCTATTTATGGTGCGCGCGGTGCATTCGGGGTAATCCTTGTTACAACAAAGAACGGCAAATCTGGTAAGATGTCGCTTCGCTATAATAATTCCTTCGGCTTCAGCACACCTACGGTTAGCACTGATTTTATTACTACGGGTTACGACTGGATGAAGCTTAATGATGCAGCCCTAGCACATATCGGTGGCTACTCTGGCTATACGGAACAAGACTACCAGGAGTTGTTGGCCAGGAGAAATGATAAAACGGAGGATCCTTCCCGTCCATGGGTAACAATCCAGAATCGAAATGGCCGTGATCAATATGTTTATTACGGCAACTACGATTGGTGGGATATAATGTTCACAAAGTGGCAACCGATGCAGAACCACAACATCTCCTTGATGGGAGGTAATGATAAGATTAATTTCATGATCAACGGTAACCTGAAAAGCAAAGATGGGATCATGCGTTTGCATACGGATAAATACAGCTCCAAAACATTAAGGGCTAAATTCTCTGCGCAAATGACACCGTGGTTGAAGTTTTCAAATAATACTAATTTTTACAATTCCAGCTATAAATATTATGGTCGCGAAGGTGGGGGAAGTGCAAACTTCATCCATATCAACGTGCATGCTTCGCCAGCTTATGCGCCGATGAACCCGGATGGTACGGCAACCTATATCACCGGGTTGAATAATTATGACATCGGTGACGGAATCTTTGCGATGTTAATTGATGGACATACGAGAGGGCAAGATAGAAAATACGAGTTAACTACGATCAACGAGGTAACGATCAGCCCGGTTAAAAATTTAAATATCCGCGGAAATTACAGCTACAGCTTATATACTGATCCCAGTTATTATCGCCAAGCACCCGCAAAATATTCATTATACCCGGGAGTTATAGATATTACACCTAAATATTCGATCGACCAATTATCGGAAGAACAGCAATTCAACCAGGTACATGTGGCCAATTTATATATGGATTATGCCAAAACATTCAATAAAGTTCATAACATCAAAGCTTTATTAGGATATAACCAAGAGCTACATCTCGCCAAAAAAATTACCGCGCAAAGGATGGATTTAGCTTCGGAAGATCTCAATGACCTCAACCTTGGCTCCGGCGAACAGAAAGTATTCGGCGGCTCCAGCGAATATGCGCTAATGGGCCTCTTTTACAGGTTAAACTATGATTATAAAGGCAAATACCTGCTCGAATTAAATGGTCGGTATGACGGTACTTCTAAATTCCCGAAGGATAACCGTTGGGGATTTTTCCCATCTGTATCCGCAGCTTGGAGAATTAGTGAAGAGGATTTCTTTAACCCGATCAGGAATGTATTTTCCGATTTGAAAATACGCGGTTCATATGGCTCATTAGGAAATCAAAACGTAAGCGGTTATTATCCATATATCCCTACCATGAACCCTGGCACGATGGCTTATATGCTCGATGGAGAAAGGGCGAAATATTATAATTCACCAGCTCCAGTATCTGGCGATCTAACCTGGGAAACTATTACATCTTACAACTTAGGTGTGGACGCAGCTTTCTTAAATAATAGGTTAGGCATTAGTTTCGATACTTATATCAGGAATACGGAAGATATGCTAAGCCAAGGTTTGGTGCTTCCCAATGTGTACGGTTCCACCCCTCCTGAAATCAATATCGCAAGCCTGAGAACACAAGGTTTCGAGTTATCAATTAACTGGAGAGACATGATCAGCGTAGCGGGAAAACCATTCCAATACCATGCTGCTTTTATCTTGAGCGATAATCACACCAAGATTACCAAGGTGCAGAATACTACACGCTTGACCTACTCGATGTACGAAGGTAAAGAAGTAGGCGAAATTTGGGGATATATTACCGACGGGTTCTTCCAAACTGATGCTGAAGCCAAAACATACCCGGTAGATCAAACATGGTTGAACCGTGTCAGAAATGACAATAACATACCGATCCAAGCCGGAGATTTACGATGGATAGATTTAGACGGCGATGGAAAAATTAGTGCAGGTGAAAATACCGTTTCAGATCCGGGCGACCAGAAAGTAATCGGTAATTCCACACCAAGATATCAATATGCATTTAATCTTGGTGCAAATTGGAATAATATCGACTTCTCGGTTTTCTTCCAAGGACTGGGTAAAATGAATTGGTATCCAGGGAATAATGCGGACAGGTTCTGGGGACCGTATTCGCGCCCGTATTTCTCATTCATTCCAAAAGATTTCGAGAAAGATATTTATTCTGAAACAAATAAAAACGCATATTTCCCAAATCTACTCGCATATGTAGCCTTAAACGCTAACAACGAGCTAAGGGCAACCAACAACCGCTATTTACAAAATTTAGCTTACTTAAGGTTAAAAAATCTCACGATCGGTTACACTTTACCAAAGAGCCTACTCGACCGTTACAAGATTCAACGCTTAAGAATATTTGCTAGCGGTGAGAATTTATGGACATGGACGAAACTACGAACCGATTATATCGATCCTGAACAAGCTATGTCAAATAACGATGGCCGGGTTTATCCATTTAGTAAGACCTTCTCATTCGGCTTGGACGTATCCTTCTAA
- a CDS encoding endonuclease/exonuclease/phosphatase family protein, producing the protein MMPKQSIYYKKCLQAALYFGISGLVTFTACNKDPYLPNSEAKYVELGYGDATYGNDNDAEPLMTGIKYMTYNIHAGAPPANPGTTDLQAIADAINAADPDIVFLQEVDKNTGRNGYNGDQAKDLGELTQMNFTFYSAISYGKGFYGVAILSKYPLKGVKKYLLPKENADEEQRVMGIAMVDLPGKDSIYVAVTHLQHNSATSRVAQITEVGNIADNLQHRLLIGGDMNEKPSATDFFAVFDAHFTRGCSGVNCPNTFSAQNPTSIIDYLAYKPANAFSVKSYAVMPEAKGSDHLPVVSELNINR; encoded by the coding sequence ATGATGCCGAAACAATCTATATACTATAAAAAATGCTTGCAAGCCGCCTTATATTTCGGGATATCCGGCTTAGTAACATTTACAGCTTGTAACAAGGATCCGTATTTACCCAATAGCGAAGCAAAATACGTGGAGCTGGGTTACGGTGATGCGACCTACGGGAATGATAATGATGCCGAGCCTTTAATGACCGGTATTAAATACATGACTTACAATATTCATGCGGGCGCTCCCCCGGCCAATCCCGGTACAACCGATTTACAAGCCATTGCAGATGCTATCAATGCTGCCGATCCAGATATCGTTTTCCTACAGGAAGTTGACAAAAATACAGGTAGGAATGGCTACAACGGCGACCAGGCCAAGGATCTCGGGGAGTTAACGCAGATGAATTTCACGTTTTACTCCGCTATCTCGTATGGTAAAGGTTTTTACGGGGTCGCCATCCTCAGCAAATACCCGCTGAAAGGTGTAAAAAAATACTTGCTTCCCAAAGAAAACGCCGATGAAGAACAAAGGGTCATGGGTATTGCCATGGTAGATTTACCGGGTAAAGATTCTATTTATGTAGCAGTGACGCATTTACAACATAACAGCGCAACAAGCAGGGTCGCTCAAATCACGGAAGTCGGCAATATTGCTGATAACCTTCAACACCGTTTGTTGATCGGTGGTGACATGAACGAAAAACCAAGCGCAACGGACTTTTTCGCGGTATTTGACGCCCATTTCACAAGGGGCTGTAGCGGCGTTAACTGCCCTAATACTTTCAGCGCTCAAAACCCAACATCGATCATCGATTACCTGGCATATAAACCGGCAAATGCCTTCAGCGTTAAAAGCTATGCTGTAATGCCCGAAGCAAAGGGTTCCGATCATTTGCCCGTGGTAAGCGAGTTAAACATTAATAGATAA
- a CDS encoding FecR family protein, whose protein sequence is MKPESYIQFLLNKTSWTEEELNWLRLYLQKNDAGAWQKALLEKFREEQARVDKNIPAEAPRILENIHRHILADRHISKKVFRLWPRVASVAAVLILCLGTYWVFFQHKDTGSIEPGTTAMLDDIAPGKNQAVLTLSNGKQVALDDHGDGLIPGQPGVALKKQNASLVYGKNKAFGNVTGNNLLFVPRGGQYKVVLSDGTKVWLNAESYLEYPVAFNGDSRQITLKGEAFLEVAQDANKPFLVNVDGMQVEVLGTSFNLKAYKDDARYVTTLVSGAVRVKRNGNAVRLQPGEQAVYLPGKNIAKEDADLDLATAWKNGLLAFKNENLPGVMQTICRWYNVQVKYDASIDPNSIHISGAMRRQEQLDKVLEILKLSAGIEFHVSGRTIYVSRPNNS, encoded by the coding sequence TTGAAACCGGAATCTTACATACAATTTTTATTAAATAAAACTTCCTGGACCGAGGAAGAGCTTAACTGGTTAAGACTTTACCTGCAAAAGAATGATGCGGGTGCTTGGCAGAAAGCATTACTCGAAAAATTCAGGGAAGAGCAAGCCCGGGTGGATAAAAATATCCCGGCCGAAGCGCCGCGCATATTGGAAAACATACACCGGCACATCTTGGCGGATCGTCATATAAGTAAAAAAGTGTTCCGCTTATGGCCCCGCGTTGCAAGTGTTGCTGCCGTGTTGATCTTATGCCTGGGCACATACTGGGTGTTTTTCCAGCATAAGGATACCGGAAGTATTGAGCCGGGAACAACTGCCATGCTTGATGACATAGCACCGGGGAAGAACCAAGCTGTGCTTACCTTGTCAAATGGTAAACAAGTGGCTCTAGATGATCATGGCGATGGCTTGATTCCTGGGCAACCGGGTGTTGCACTTAAAAAGCAAAATGCCTCATTGGTATATGGGAAAAACAAGGCGTTCGGCAACGTGACCGGGAATAACTTGCTTTTCGTGCCTAGGGGCGGGCAATATAAAGTAGTATTGAGTGATGGTACCAAGGTTTGGCTGAATGCCGAGAGCTACCTGGAATACCCGGTTGCATTTAATGGCGACAGCAGGCAAATCACGTTGAAAGGTGAAGCTTTCCTTGAAGTGGCACAGGACGCTAATAAACCATTTTTAGTGAATGTAGATGGTATGCAGGTGGAAGTATTGGGTACGAGCTTCAACCTGAAAGCATATAAAGACGATGCACGGTATGTAACCACTTTAGTTTCTGGCGCCGTAAGGGTTAAAAGAAACGGTAACGCGGTTAGATTGCAACCGGGGGAGCAAGCAGTTTATCTGCCCGGTAAAAATATTGCTAAGGAAGATGCTGATCTAGATTTGGCCACGGCTTGGAAAAACGGTTTATTGGCCTTCAAGAATGAAAATTTGCCGGGTGTTATGCAAACCATCTGTAGATGGTATAATGTACAAGTAAAATATGATGCATCGATCGATCCAAACAGTATTCACATCAGCGGTGCTATGCGCAGGCAGGAACAACTGGATAAAGTGTTGGAGATCTTGAAATTATCAGCGGGTATTGAATTCCATGTTTCCGGGAGAACCATATATGTGAGCCGACCAAATAATAGCTAA
- a CDS encoding sigma-70 family RNA polymerase sigma factor: MHRIAELQGDNEAVFRDIFNEFHAPLYTFLYQKLSSDYLAKEVVQLTFIKLWRYRRSLDPAVDIAIQIFRIAKTTLIDEIRKIQTRQKYYQVIPIGGSLHGEILPTIYYKETLSKIEQLMHLLPPKRREVFRLSKIYCHTNKEIAAKLSISPKTVEQHITLALRFMKPFFQVLLIIFYIVN; the protein is encoded by the coding sequence ATGCACAGAATTGCTGAATTACAAGGGGATAATGAAGCTGTTTTCCGTGACATCTTCAATGAATTTCACGCTCCCCTCTATACTTTTTTGTATCAAAAATTATCATCGGATTACCTGGCCAAAGAAGTTGTACAGCTAACATTCATAAAATTGTGGCGCTACCGACGGAGTCTTGATCCCGCTGTAGACATCGCCATCCAAATTTTCCGGATTGCTAAGACAACCTTGATCGATGAAATCCGCAAGATTCAAACCAGGCAAAAGTACTACCAGGTAATTCCAATAGGCGGCAGCCTGCACGGGGAAATATTACCTACGATATATTATAAAGAAACCTTGTCGAAAATCGAGCAGCTCATGCATTTGTTGCCACCGAAAAGAAGGGAGGTTTTTAGATTAAGTAAAATATATTGTCATACAAATAAAGAGATCGCGGCAAAATTATCCATCTCCCCTAAAACCGTGGAGCAACATATTACCTTGGCCCTGCGTTTTATGAAGCCATTTTTCCAAGTACTGTTAATAATTTTTTATATTGTTAACTAA